CGAATATGCAGGACGCGCTTCGTCTGGCCTCGAGACTCCTGGAAAAGGACGGGAACGCCAACAAACAGATCATCATGGTGACGGATGGTCAACCCACCGCCTACGTGCGGGAGGACGGCATGCACATCGAGTGGCCGTATCTCGGGCTGTCCCCGAACGCGTTTTTTTACACGCTCGAAGAAGTGAAGAAGATGACCAAAAAGAACATCGTGCTGAACGTATTCATGATCGACGAGAATCCGGCGTTGCGATCGTTTGTAGAGGAGATGGTGAAGATCAATCACGGTCGCGGGCTGTTCACGCGTCCCGATCAGCTCGGGCGCTACATCATCGTCGACTATATCAAACAGCGATCGAGGTTCGTGAATTGAAACGAGTCACGAGCCACGAGCAACGAGCCCCGCGATAGGTGATCCCCCTCCGCGACGCCAATCCCACGCGAACGTTCCCCATCGTAACGGTGGGCCTGATCGCCCTGAATGTCCTCGTATTTCTTTATCAGGCGATGGGCACGGCCAATCCCCAAGCGTTCGTCATGACGTACGGAGCCATCCCGCGGGTTGTTTTGGGCGCGGGGGCCGCCGCCTACTCCGGAGGTCCGTGGCCGCCGCTCACGATCCTCACATCGATGTTCCTGCACGGCGGGTTCTTCCACTTGGGTGGAAACATGCTCTACCTGTGGATTTTCGGCGACAACCTGGAGGACCGGATGGGGAAGGTCCGGTACGTCGTCTTCTATCTGATCTGCGGCGCGGCGGCGGCGGGGACGCACATTCTCACGGCTCCATCTTCCCCGGTACCGATGGTGGGGGCGAGCGGCGCGATTTCGGGCGTGCTGGGCGGGTACGTCCTTCTTTTCCCGCGCGCGAAGGTGATGACGCTGTTCTTCTGGGGCTGGTTCACGCGGATCGTACCGCTCCCCGCCGTGTGGGTCCTGGGCATCTGGTTTCTCATGCAGGTGTTAAACGGCCTGCCGTCCCTCGCCTTCGCGAACATGGGCGGCGTGGCATGGTTCGCCCACGTCGGCGGCTTCATCGCCGGCTTCCTCCTCGTCCGCCTCTTCGCCCGGTAGCGGAGCCGGAGCTCTTACCGCAGGTCGTGAAAGTGGTTCTGGGGCACGGGCCGGCCATGGGCCGGCAAGGACTCAATGTGCAGCCGGATCGCCTCCCGGATGTTGCGCTTGGCTTCC
The window above is part of the Nitrospirota bacterium genome. Proteins encoded here:
- a CDS encoding rhomboid family intramembrane serine protease, with translation MIPLRDANPTRTFPIVTVGLIALNVLVFLYQAMGTANPQAFVMTYGAIPRVVLGAGAAAYSGGPWPPLTILTSMFLHGGFFHLGGNMLYLWIFGDNLEDRMGKVRYVVFYLICGAAAAGTHILTAPSSPVPMVGASGAISGVLGGYVLLFPRAKVMTLFFWGWFTRIVPLPAVWVLGIWFLMQVLNGLPSLAFANMGGVAWFAHVGGFIAGFLLVRLFAR